A single Brassica rapa cultivar Chiifu-401-42 chromosome A04, CAAS_Brap_v3.01, whole genome shotgun sequence DNA region contains:
- the LOC117133503 gene encoding UPF0329 protein ECU05_1680/ECU11_0050-like has product MMDKEQKKISKEMIEEMEEVLKEKKEEVKKVLKEKKEELKKVTKEMDEDLKKITKEMNKKLKEFEDTIQQAQEVLDRELRDLSGDGVKKIAEADEKPLEQAMSCLKLEEALKDPADASAIAQVPNRRSKRVRKPNPIYKGP; this is encoded by the exons ATGATGGATAAAGAGCAAAAGAAGATATCGAAGGAAATGATTGAAGAGATGGAAGAAGttttgaaagagaagaaagaagaggttAAGAAAGTACTGaaagagaagaaggaagagCTGAAGAAAGTAACCAAGGAAATGGATGAAGATCTGAAGAAAATAACCAAGGAGATGAATAAAAAACTGAAGGAGTTCGAGGATACAATACAACAAGCACAAGAAGTATTGGATAGG GAATTGAGAGATTTATCAGGTGATGGAGTAAAGAAGATTGCAGAAGCTGATGAAAAGCCCTTGGAACAGGCTATGTCTTGCTTGAAATTGGAGGAAGCCCTCAAGGATCCAGCTGATGCATCTGCAATTGCACAAGTGCCAAACCGGCGTTCCAAGCGAGTGAGAAAACCGAATCCAATATACAAAGGGCCCTGA
- the LOC103864587 gene encoding zinc finger protein CONSTANS-LIKE 3, with product MASRPCDSCRSAAATLFCRADAAFLCGECDGKIHTANKLASRHERVLLCQVCEQSPAHVTCKADAAALCVTCDRDIHSANPLSRRHERVPVTPFYDAPSNADVSMEAASWLLRNPSVKEGGVEIPNLFADLDYSGVDPKMEASENSSGNDGVVPVQTRALFLSEDYFNFDISASKTTFPHGFSCINQTVSSTSLDVPLVPEGGAVAEMSRTTAAPALQLSPAEREARVLRYREKRKNRKFEKTIRYASRKAYAEVRPRIKGRFAKRTDSRVNDGGEVGVYGGFGVVPSF from the exons ATGGCGTCGAGACCGTGCGATTCGTGCAGATCCGCGGCCGCGACTCTGTTCTGCCGCGCGGACGCGGCGTTTCTCTGCGGCGAATGCGACGGAAAAATCCACACAGCTAACAAACTCGCCTCGCGCCACGAGCGAGTCTTGCTCTGCCAAGTCTGCGAGCAATCTCCCGCGCACGTCACGTGCAAAGCCGACGCAGCCGCGCTCTGCGTCACGTGCGACCGTGACATCCACTCCGCTAATCCACTCTCCCGCCGCCACGAGCGCGTCCCCGTCACGCCTTTCTACGACGCTCCTTCAAATGCTGACGTTAGCATGGAGGCTGCGTCTTGGCTCTTGCGCAACCCGAGCGTCAAGGAAGGAGGTGTAGAGATCCCTAACTTGTTTGCTGATCTTGATTACTCGGGGGTTGATCCGAAGATGGAGGCGTCGGAGAATAGCTCCGGCAACGACGGAGTCGTTCCTGTTCAGACCAGAGCTCTGTTTCTCAGCGAAGATTACTTCAACTTCGACATCTCAGCTTCCAAAACAACTTTCCCACACGGATTCAGCTGCATTAATCAAACT GTTTCGTCAACATCGTTAGATGTACCGTTGGTGCCCGAAGGTGGAGCTGTGGCGGAGATGTCAAGAACGACGGCAGCACCAGCTCTGCAGCTATCTCCTGCGGAGAGAGAGGCTAGGGTTTTGAGGTATAgggagaagaggaagaatcgGAAGTTCGAGAAGACTATTAGGTATGCATCACGTAAAGCATACGCCGAGGTGAGGCCGAGGATTAAAGGACGTTTTGCTAAGCGAACTGATTCAAGAGTTAATGATGGAGGAGAGGTCGGAGTCTACGGCGGGTTTGGAGTGGTCCCGAGTTTCTGA
- the LOC103864588 gene encoding eukaryotic translation initiation factor 3 subunit B isoform X2, producing the protein MANIDIDSRAAQLGIDWSQVNLDSIHLPPGEDFGIQSDDEGVYHDDQLEFDTGFGNIIVVDNLPVVPKAKFEKLENVLKKIYNQLGVIKENGLWMPVDPDTGVTLGYCFIEFNTPQEAQNAKEKTHGYKLDKSHIFAVNMFDDFDRLMNVKEEWEAPQTKPYVPGENLQKWLTDEKARDQLVIRSGPDTEVLWNDPRQKNTEPVHKRPYWTESYVQWSPLGTYLVTLHKQGAAVWGGADTFTRLMRYQHNIVKLVDFSPGEKYLVTYHSQEPSNPRDASKVEIKVFDVRTGRMMRDFKGSADEFSIGGPGGVAGASWPVFRWGGGKEDKYFAKLSKNTISVYETETFGLIDKKSMKVDNVVDICWSPTDSILSLFVPEQGGGNQPAKVALVQIPSKVELRQKNLFSVSDCKMYWQSSGEYLAVKVDRYTKTKKSTYSGFELFRIKERDIPIEVLELDNKNDKIIAFAWEPKGHRFAVIHGDQPRPDVSFYTMKTAQHGGRVTKLGTLKAKQANALFWSPSGKYIILAGLKNFNGQLEFFNVDEMETMATTEHFMATDIEWDPTGRYVATAVTSVHEMENGFTVWSFNGKLLYRVLKDHFFQLAWRPRPASFLSPEKEEEIAKNLRKYSKKYEAEDQDVSLLLSEQDREKRKALKEEWEKWVMQWKSLHEEEKLERQNLRDGEISDEEEDDEEAKEVKEVEFEDVIDVTEEIVQE; encoded by the exons ATGGCGAACATTGACATTGATTCCCGTGCGGCTCAGTTAGGTATAGATTGGTCTCAGGTTAATCTCGATTCCATCCATCTCCCTCCTGGAGAAGACTTTGGGATCCAAAG TGATGATGAAGGTGTTTACCACGACGACCAGCTAGAGTTCGACACTGGGTTCGGTAATATCATCGTGGTTGATAACCTCCCTGTTGTCCCGAAGGCAAAGTTTGAGAAACTTGAAAATGTCCTGAAGAAGATTTACAACCAGTTGGGTGTTATCAAGGAGAATGGACTCTGGATGCCAGTTGATCCGGACACCGGTGTGACGCTGGGATACTGTTTTATTGAGTTTAATACCCCTCAG GAAGCTCAAAACGCTAAGGAGAAGACTCATGGCTACAAGTTGGACAAGTCTCACATCTTTGCTGTGAACATGTTCGATGATTTTGACAGGTTGATGAATGTGAAGGAGGAGTGGGAGGCTCCTCAGACCAAGCCGTATGTCCCTGGG GAAAACTTGCAAAAGTGGCTTACAGATGAAAAAGCGAGGGATCAGCTTGTCATTCGTTCTGGCCCTGATACTGAAGTTTTATGGAATGATCCTAGGCAGAAGAATACTGAACCTGTTCATAAGCGTCCT TATTGGACAGAGAGCTATGTGCAGTGGTCTCCTCTGGGTACGTACCTTGTGACACTTCACAAGCAGGGTGCAGCTGTTTGGGGCGGTGCTGATACTTTCACTCGTCTCATGCGCTATCAGCATAATATT GTAAAACTAGTTGATTTCTCGCCAGGTGAGAAATACCTCGTAACTTACCACAGTCAGGAACCAAGTAACCCGCGAGATGCAAGT AAAGTAGAGATAAAGGTGTTTGATGTGAGAACCGGGAGGATGATGAGAGACTTCAAGGGTAGTGCTGATGAGTTTTCAATTGGAGGACCTGGTGGTGTTGCTGGTGCCTCTTGGCCTGTTTTCAG ATGGGGTGGTGGAAAAGAGGATAAATACTTTGCCAAGCTCAGCAAAAACACTATCTCTGTCTATGAGACTGAGACATTCGGCCTAATAGACAAGAAGTCCATGAAGGTTGATAATGTGGTGGACATCTGTTGGTCTCCAACTGACTCCATCCTCTCACTGTTCGTTCCTGAACAAGGCGGTGGGAACCAGCCTGCCAAG GTCGCTCTTGTCCAAATCCCTAGCAAGGTGGAGCTGAGGCAGAAGAATCTCTTCAGCGTAAGCGACTGCAAGATGTACTGGCAGAGCAGCGGAGAGTATCTCGCAGTCAAGGTTGATCGATACACAAAGACAAAGAAGAGCACGTACTCTGGATTCGAGCTTTTCCGCATCAAAGAGAGGGATATTCCCATCGAAGTCCTTGAGCTGGACAACAAGAACGACAAGATCATCGCCTTCGCGTGGGAGCCTAAGGGTCACAGGTTTGCTGTGATACACGGTGACCAACCGAGACCAGACGTCAGTTTCTACACGATGAAGACTGCACAGCACGGTGGAAGGGTTACAAAGCTCGGTACTTTGAAGGCCAAACAAGCCAATGCACTCTTCTGGTCTCCCTCAGGGAAGTACATCATTCTTGCTGGGTTAAAGAATTTCAATGGGCAGCTTGAATTTTTCAATGTGGATGAGATGGAGACTATGGCCACAACTGAACACTTCATGGCCACAGACATCGAATGGGACCCAACTGGAAG GTACGTTGCAACCGCAGTGACATCAGTCCATGAGATGGAGAATGGGTTCACGGTCTGGTCATTCAATGGGAAGTTGCTTTACCGTGTACTGAAGGACCATTTCTTCCAGCTAGCATGGCGGCCAAGACCGGCATCATTCTTGTCTccagagaaggaagaagagataGCAAAGAACCTGAGGAAGTACAGCAAGAAGTACGAGGCAGAGGATCAGGACGTGTCGTTGCTTTTGAGTGAACAAGACAGGGAGAAGAGAAAGGCGTTGAAGGAAGAATGGGAGAAGTGGGTGATGCAGTGGAAGTCGCTGCACGAAGAGGAGAAACTAGAGAGGCAAAACCTTAGGGATGGTGAGATTagtgatgaggaagaagatgatgaggaaGCCAAAGAAGTTAAAGAAGTCGAGTTTGAGGATGTTATCGATGTCACTGAAGAAATCGTCCAAGAATGA
- the LOC103864588 gene encoding eukaryotic translation initiation factor 3 subunit B isoform X1, translating into MANIDIDSRAAQLGIDWSQVNLDSIHLPPGEDFGIQSDDEGVYHDDQLEFDTGFGNIIVVDNLPVVPKAKFEKLENVLKKIYNQLGVIKENGLWMPVDPDTGVTLGYCFIEFNTPQVTYLTFYVSLCHMYVVDIWVGLQEAQNAKEKTHGYKLDKSHIFAVNMFDDFDRLMNVKEEWEAPQTKPYVPGENLQKWLTDEKARDQLVIRSGPDTEVLWNDPRQKNTEPVHKRPYWTESYVQWSPLGTYLVTLHKQGAAVWGGADTFTRLMRYQHNIVKLVDFSPGEKYLVTYHSQEPSNPRDASKVEIKVFDVRTGRMMRDFKGSADEFSIGGPGGVAGASWPVFRWGGGKEDKYFAKLSKNTISVYETETFGLIDKKSMKVDNVVDICWSPTDSILSLFVPEQGGGNQPAKVALVQIPSKVELRQKNLFSVSDCKMYWQSSGEYLAVKVDRYTKTKKSTYSGFELFRIKERDIPIEVLELDNKNDKIIAFAWEPKGHRFAVIHGDQPRPDVSFYTMKTAQHGGRVTKLGTLKAKQANALFWSPSGKYIILAGLKNFNGQLEFFNVDEMETMATTEHFMATDIEWDPTGRYVATAVTSVHEMENGFTVWSFNGKLLYRVLKDHFFQLAWRPRPASFLSPEKEEEIAKNLRKYSKKYEAEDQDVSLLLSEQDREKRKALKEEWEKWVMQWKSLHEEEKLERQNLRDGEISDEEEDDEEAKEVKEVEFEDVIDVTEEIVQE; encoded by the exons ATGGCGAACATTGACATTGATTCCCGTGCGGCTCAGTTAGGTATAGATTGGTCTCAGGTTAATCTCGATTCCATCCATCTCCCTCCTGGAGAAGACTTTGGGATCCAAAG TGATGATGAAGGTGTTTACCACGACGACCAGCTAGAGTTCGACACTGGGTTCGGTAATATCATCGTGGTTGATAACCTCCCTGTTGTCCCGAAGGCAAAGTTTGAGAAACTTGAAAATGTCCTGAAGAAGATTTACAACCAGTTGGGTGTTATCAAGGAGAATGGACTCTGGATGCCAGTTGATCCGGACACCGGTGTGACGCTGGGATACTGTTTTATTGAGTTTAATACCCCTCAGGTTACTTATCTAACCTTTTATGTTAGCTTATGTCACATGTATGTTGTTGATATATGGGTTGGTTTGCAGGAAGCTCAAAACGCTAAGGAGAAGACTCATGGCTACAAGTTGGACAAGTCTCACATCTTTGCTGTGAACATGTTCGATGATTTTGACAGGTTGATGAATGTGAAGGAGGAGTGGGAGGCTCCTCAGACCAAGCCGTATGTCCCTGGG GAAAACTTGCAAAAGTGGCTTACAGATGAAAAAGCGAGGGATCAGCTTGTCATTCGTTCTGGCCCTGATACTGAAGTTTTATGGAATGATCCTAGGCAGAAGAATACTGAACCTGTTCATAAGCGTCCT TATTGGACAGAGAGCTATGTGCAGTGGTCTCCTCTGGGTACGTACCTTGTGACACTTCACAAGCAGGGTGCAGCTGTTTGGGGCGGTGCTGATACTTTCACTCGTCTCATGCGCTATCAGCATAATATT GTAAAACTAGTTGATTTCTCGCCAGGTGAGAAATACCTCGTAACTTACCACAGTCAGGAACCAAGTAACCCGCGAGATGCAAGT AAAGTAGAGATAAAGGTGTTTGATGTGAGAACCGGGAGGATGATGAGAGACTTCAAGGGTAGTGCTGATGAGTTTTCAATTGGAGGACCTGGTGGTGTTGCTGGTGCCTCTTGGCCTGTTTTCAG ATGGGGTGGTGGAAAAGAGGATAAATACTTTGCCAAGCTCAGCAAAAACACTATCTCTGTCTATGAGACTGAGACATTCGGCCTAATAGACAAGAAGTCCATGAAGGTTGATAATGTGGTGGACATCTGTTGGTCTCCAACTGACTCCATCCTCTCACTGTTCGTTCCTGAACAAGGCGGTGGGAACCAGCCTGCCAAG GTCGCTCTTGTCCAAATCCCTAGCAAGGTGGAGCTGAGGCAGAAGAATCTCTTCAGCGTAAGCGACTGCAAGATGTACTGGCAGAGCAGCGGAGAGTATCTCGCAGTCAAGGTTGATCGATACACAAAGACAAAGAAGAGCACGTACTCTGGATTCGAGCTTTTCCGCATCAAAGAGAGGGATATTCCCATCGAAGTCCTTGAGCTGGACAACAAGAACGACAAGATCATCGCCTTCGCGTGGGAGCCTAAGGGTCACAGGTTTGCTGTGATACACGGTGACCAACCGAGACCAGACGTCAGTTTCTACACGATGAAGACTGCACAGCACGGTGGAAGGGTTACAAAGCTCGGTACTTTGAAGGCCAAACAAGCCAATGCACTCTTCTGGTCTCCCTCAGGGAAGTACATCATTCTTGCTGGGTTAAAGAATTTCAATGGGCAGCTTGAATTTTTCAATGTGGATGAGATGGAGACTATGGCCACAACTGAACACTTCATGGCCACAGACATCGAATGGGACCCAACTGGAAG GTACGTTGCAACCGCAGTGACATCAGTCCATGAGATGGAGAATGGGTTCACGGTCTGGTCATTCAATGGGAAGTTGCTTTACCGTGTACTGAAGGACCATTTCTTCCAGCTAGCATGGCGGCCAAGACCGGCATCATTCTTGTCTccagagaaggaagaagagataGCAAAGAACCTGAGGAAGTACAGCAAGAAGTACGAGGCAGAGGATCAGGACGTGTCGTTGCTTTTGAGTGAACAAGACAGGGAGAAGAGAAAGGCGTTGAAGGAAGAATGGGAGAAGTGGGTGATGCAGTGGAAGTCGCTGCACGAAGAGGAGAAACTAGAGAGGCAAAACCTTAGGGATGGTGAGATTagtgatgaggaagaagatgatgaggaaGCCAAAGAAGTTAAAGAAGTCGAGTTTGAGGATGTTATCGATGTCACTGAAGAAATCGTCCAAGAATGA